The DNA window AACAAAAAAGCAGCAGTATATTTTTACTTAAACAAAGTAATATTTTGATTTTCAACTTCTTTAAGAAAATAAAGTGGGGAAAGGCTATAAACGTATTCTCGTATTTTGCCTTGCTGCTAGTAGCATCCTGCCATTTAAGCGATGAAAACAAGCTCAAAATTGCTTGGCATAATCTCATTTCACGCGATAATATTTGGTTTCATGCCAATGAAAAAGTGAATGCTGCATTTGAAAGTATGCGTACACAAAACGCAGACAATTTTGAAAAGATTTTGCCGGTTTTCCCTTATGGCACAGCCGAGCAACGCAAGGGTCTCGCCACCGAAATGGATGAGGTAATGAAGAAATGTTCGAAAGTGATATCCGATCATAAAATTAGCAAGTGGGTCGACGATTGCTTTTACTTGCTAGGTGAAGCTCAATTTTTGAAAAACGATTATTATGCAGCCATCGAAACATTTCAATACCTGAACGCCAAATACAAAACCAGCGAATTGCGTTATCCCTCCTCTATTTGGATTATGAAAAGCTATGTATATGCGGGCCGATCGGATGAGGCAGAAGCTATTGTGAGTTATTATAAGAACGAAGCAAAATGGCCCGAGAAATATCAAGGCGAACTGAGTGCTATTTTGGGGGATATATATATAAGGCAAGAAAAATACAAGCCAGCCATCAGCCGCATACGGGATGCATACACTAGAACTCATAAAAAATCTTTGAAGGCACGCTATAGCTTTATTTTGGGTCAATTATATCAACAAACCGACCGTGGAGATTCTGCTACCTATTTCTTCAAAAAATGTATTAAATACAATCCCAATTACGATATGGCATTTAGTGCCAAAATGAATATAGCAAAATCGGCAAACCTATCTGACCCCAGCAAAAAGAATCAGGCCAAAAGATTAATGAAAAATTTGTTGCGAGATGATAAGAACATCAGTTATTTCGACCAAATATACTATGAACTGGGACATATAGAGGAGAAGGACAAAAATTTACCTGAAGCCATCAAATATTATAAACTATCTGCACTTAGCAGTCAGAAGAATAATGCTCAGAAATCATTGTCATACCTTGCTTTGGCTGATATATATTTTGCCAAACCCGATTACAAAAATGCCCAGGCTTATTATGATAGTACCGCTTTATTTATACCCAAAAATAATAAAGATTATGAACTTATCATGGAGAAAAAAAATGTGTTGGGAGAATTGGTGCGGAATATCACCACCATTAAACTACAAGACAGTTTGCTAAAACTTGCGGCAATGGACACCAACAAACTATATCGTTATTTAGAAAAAGCCATTGAGGATAAAAAATCGCAAAAAGAAGAAGTGGACAATACTTTGCCCCTAAACAATAATACCAATACAACGAGTTCAGGTGGCAGCGGGTTTTATTTCAGCAACTCATCCTTGGTTGCTATAGGTGTTACAGAGTTCAACCGCAAATGGGGTCAACGCAAGAACACTGACTTTTGGCGGGTAGCTGCTAAGGCACGAGAATTAGCGGACATTCAAAGCAATAATCTATCAACTGACAATACCTCAACACTTGATACCATTAATATTGGGCAAACGCCATTGGCTTCAAAAGCATCGCCCGAAATGAAAAAAATGCTGGCACAAATACCTTTTAGCGATGCTTCAAAAAAATCGGCCAATAATAAAATAAGTGACGCTTATGCTGGCAATGGCGATATTTATTACGACAAGTTGAACGATATTGAAGAGGCCAAAGAAAGCTATTTGAATTTGATTGACAAATACACCAGCTACGAAAAACTAGATAGGGTATTATATAAACTATATAAAATTAGCAATACACAAAACGACTCTTCACAAGCAGAAAAATATAAAAAATGGCTTGTTGGAAAATTCCCTAAAAGCCCTTATACACTCCTATTAACAAGTCCGCACAAAGACTACACACCAAAAGAAACCAATAAAGAAGTTTCGAATTATTATAATACTATTTATGAATCATATTTAAAAGCTGATTATAATAGTGCGAAAACACAACTTGGTGAAGTTGACAAGAAATTTCCGGGCACCAGTATCAAACCCAAGTTCGATCTACTAGATGCCATGATTGAGGCCAAAACAAACAACCTAACTGGTTACGAAACCAAACTAAAACTGGTACAAAGTAAATATCCAAATACGGCTGAATCGGAAAAAGCAGATGGATTATTGAAGGCATTGGAGAAATTAAAAAAAGGAGAGATTGATATGGGAGACACCTCTGCCATTAAAAAGGACAGTGCTGACGATAAAGAAAAAGACAAGGCTATTAAAAAAGGGAGCTACCAAAGTAAATATTCGTCGCGTTATTTTTATGTGTTATTGGTGCCCACCAGTATCCCCAACCCAGAAGAAGTGAAAATAAAATTTTCTGACCACAATTCCACCAAACACACACTGGAAGGGCTTGAGAGTAAGTTATTAGA is part of the Bacteroidota bacterium genome and encodes:
- a CDS encoding tetratricopeptide repeat protein; amino-acid sequence: MLLVASCHLSDENKLKIAWHNLISRDNIWFHANEKVNAAFESMRTQNADNFEKILPVFPYGTAEQRKGLATEMDEVMKKCSKVISDHKISKWVDDCFYLLGEAQFLKNDYYAAIETFQYLNAKYKTSELRYPSSIWIMKSYVYAGRSDEAEAIVSYYKNEAKWPEKYQGELSAILGDIYIRQEKYKPAISRIRDAYTRTHKKSLKARYSFILGQLYQQTDRGDSATYFFKKCIKYNPNYDMAFSAKMNIAKSANLSDPSKKNQAKRLMKNLLRDDKNISYFDQIYYELGHIEEKDKNLPEAIKYYKLSALSSQKNNAQKSLSYLALADIYFAKPDYKNAQAYYDSTALFIPKNNKDYELIMEKKNVLGELVRNITTIKLQDSLLKLAAMDTNKLYRYLEKAIEDKKSQKEEVDNTLPLNNNTNTTSSGGSGFYFSNSSLVAIGVTEFNRKWGQRKNTDFWRVAAKARELADIQSNNLSTDNTSTLDTINIGQTPLASKASPEMKKMLAQIPFSDASKKSANNKISDAYAGNGDIYYDKLNDIEEAKESYLNLIDKYTSYEKLDRVLYKLYKISNTQNDSSQAEKYKKWLVGKFPKSPYTLLLTSPHKDYTPKETNKEVSNYYNTIYESYLKADYNSAKTQLGEVDKKFPGTSIKPKFDLLDAMIEAKTNNLTGYETKLKLVQSKYPNTAESEKADGLLKALEKLKKGEIDMGDTSAIKKDSADDKEKDKAIKKGSYQSKYSSRYFYVLLVPTSIPNPEEVKIKFSDHNSTKHTLEGLESKLLEFNTTYQLFRVNEFKLKETALKYLLEIDGKQTMLNEAGIKEVKHFIISDENFLELYNTKDYEGYIEFYNKNF